The following are encoded together in the Drosophila takahashii strain IR98-3 E-12201 chromosome X, DtakHiC1v2, whole genome shotgun sequence genome:
- the LOC108068116 gene encoding LOW QUALITY PROTEIN: pneumococcal serine-rich repeat protein (The sequence of the model RefSeq protein was modified relative to this genomic sequence to represent the inferred CDS: substituted 1 base at 1 genomic stop codon), producing the protein MASEDVQITSVIDANGQSLPLHGNSLGGPLGPPVKQERPDDAEIRELAAKMKEQQKQQAAQQASRQAAMQHSNGGTASSGSSSSAGGGGNMQPPITNGNGQTNIMSYLSRHQKLPNGTMQVVPALSSNGQQRANGNDSSSAADKKSSGPCDEESIMGHFGWAQFGKVSIPYIFRQSEKYCSVRMIELKLLGKYLNCLHPDIYSSCTCVRSYYITDAEARLFIEINHKHCDGEFGRDIFNQKDLVVRLSDASKFYQFLDICYRKLVSGSKTPSEKCGFIRINKESVVPYTVRNNQQVVPLFYFEGETENLKTKAELLNGWDLAYLKFCCKVQGIRNELFSSENVAVISLTDIKSYFPNGTEFEDYWPSKVVDSNLLIGNRANVNNSVNWTRQPSAPPPKVTNTGSGSSSGGSNSSSSGGNMGQNSSSSSSSASNSAGGGGGQQVTSKSQQQQQHASAAAAAATAAQQQHLMKQRAAAAAAAAGANGVANAANSFGAAAVAAFNSQAAAAASMLQQSQAGNNRMLSQATVQALASSGWMSGQSNLQLHAQMMAQQTHANANRVGSYREHMNNLMMSGSSRQPYSYNNPAISMSSVNNHSGGGGNAPPPLVRSAAGQNANHMSNVEQSLVQQQQQQTQQQPQQQRHQNSTFNNNNNQNNNHATQQQQQHSSPNNQNNNSHHHQQQLAKSLSSNRSNMQHSNMSNRSSSNSSNNNSNSAAAVAAAAAGYVQALLGGGTGGGGGGGAGGVATGAGAGNNNSNAFNYNLPSTRADYTNLALWNQLTPAQRLLFSQQLKGVTTSPVSNPSSSSHHHPTSVVGKQNFPALPSLPLDTDLITMLDYNNPNKANKSQKSGNVTFTKPIVPPLIPDGSGAEITLTKSRRNGGSDGGAVAPTSGTTIPLNSTQALEDFEKKFTVMTDEMRAVIQKVLANPDLSTFIQTNSGSNNNSNNNHLVPSYISPPMSPSVVGMNMGMAMGNVAATLTLASNPNVTITPQLPGHFLHSPSSSCSSSSASNTAASPLGSGGGGGSGSNGGGATSGGVSSSSGRQKSVICSTKSNNLPMAILSLASNNNSLGVSSNSNAGGRRTNSSNNNNSSYGRQTHSQNSSTQNSSTHSSTTATPTDVIDLSSSRRSLAASAAYLQQHSSAVAQQQQQAAAAQVVAQHQRLAAAAAHHAQHAQQNGRGGGGSSSGNSGNSGGSNANSSGSNANSSGSNNGTSGTGGGSTGNNGSSNSNSASMHLQRHAALVAAATAADSAQRLCVIPEIPTNNMNLTPYKVQKVCVDKHLVPCINMKAYNDSEQLMTLIEFQKNFFPSVPLDHCKRLIEALGVELYKANRRQVQILMEYDRSYNENMPLVQVRDIIKYMTQLTFMTRQPEQPPAKRTRTSXELSWGAQHLPPTTSTTVTAAATIPTTQTATNSSNNTTATVHTRSTAAAAGIPLRRRALTPPANGEVLTRRRALAPPPAPPVPATPPGTAGSPATPATHNSNTYEMLYSHNHTQSHHSHHPTAAAQQHHQQQHEQQRLLKKRQHAEQTAAKNPRQKMAEVEHAYLSNLYGKAAASMLSPPLGNVQPEWEQQRQLRRNQAAAQQQQQPQQQQTVAPPPQQRHIMHRRHSVCAAGLASLSPASSTHSSSTASPTAAAAALAAASYYGSAAAAAAAAFTAPYQHHHHHHAAAAAAAAAAHHHHHHHAAAAAAAAAAAAAAAAAHHTHGQPSPTIYPPTPPPSAPWVHPWYAGDAAF; encoded by the exons ATGGCCAGCGAGGATGTGCAAATCACCAGCGTCATCGATGCCAATGGCCAGAGTTTACCGCTCCACGGCAACAGTTTGGGCGGTCCACTGGGGCCGCCGGTCAAGCAGGAGCGTCCCGACGACGCCGAGATCCGCGAGCTGGCCGCCAAGATGAAGGAGCAACAGAAGCAACAGGCCGCCCAGCAGGCATCCCGCCAAGCGGCCATGCAGCACTCGAACGGGGGCACTGCCTCCtccggctcctcctcctccgccggtggTGGTGGCAACATGCAGCCACCGATCACCAATGGCAATGGCCAGACGAACATCATGAGCTACCTGTCCCGCCACCAGAAGCTACCCAATGGCACCATGCAGGTGGTGCCCGCCTTGTCATCCAATGGTCAGCAACGCGCCAACGGCAATgactcctcctccgccgcggACAAGAAGTCCTCGGGTCCCTGCGACGAGGAGTCCATCATGGGCCACTTTGGCTGGGCCCAGTTCGGCAAGGTCTCGATCCCCTACATCTTCCGCCAGTCGGAGAAGTACTGCTCCGTGCGGATGATCGAACTGAAGCTGCTGGGCAAATATCTCAACTGCCTGCATCCGGACATCTACTCGAGTTGCACCTGCGTGCGCAGCTACTATATCACCGATGCCGAGGCTCGGCTCTTCATCGAGATCAATCACAAGCACTGCGACGGCGAGTTCGGACGCGATATCTTCAATCAAAAGGATCTGGTTGTGCGCCTGAGCGATGCCTCCAAGTTCTATCAGTTCTTGGACATTTGCTATCGCAAACTGGTGTCGGGCAGCAAGACGCCATCGGAGAAATGCGGCTTTATACGCATCAACAAGGAGTCCGTGGTGCCCTACACTGTGCGCAACAATCAGCAGGTTGTGCCGCTCTTCTACTTCGAGGGCGAGACGGAGAATCTGAAGACCAAGGCGGAGCTGCTCAACGGCTGGGATCTGGCCTACCTGAAGTTCTGCTGCAAGGTCCAGGGCATTCGCAACGAGCTCTTCTCCAGCGAAAATGTCGCTGTCATTTCGCTGACCGACATCAAGAGCTACTTCCCCAATGGCACCGAGTTCGAGGACTACTGGCCCAGCAAGGTGGTCGACTCGAATCTCCTGATCGGCAATCGTGCCAATGTCAATAACTCGGTCAACTGGACCCGCCAGCCGTCGGCGCCGCCGCCAAAGGTCACGAATACCGGCTCCGGATCTTCGAGTGGCGGATccaactcctcctcctcgggcgGCAACATGGGCCAGAACTCATCTTCGTCCTCATCTTCTGCCTCGAATTCAgcgggcggcggcggtggccaaCAGGTGACCTCAAagtcgcaacagcagcagcaacatgcctCCGCTGCTGCGGCAGCTGCCACGGcggcgcagcagcaacacctgaTGAAGCAACgcgccgccgcagcagcagccgctgcCGGCGCCAATGGGGTGGCCAATGCGGCCAATAGTTTTGGAGCAGCCGCCGTGGCTGCCTTCAATTCccaggcggcggcggccgcCTCGATGCTGCAGCAATCGCAGGCGGGCAACAACCGGATGCTGTCGCAGGCCACCGTCCAGGCCTTGGCCAGCAGCGGCTGGATGTCCGGGCAGAGCAACCTGCAGCTCCACGCCCAGATGATG GCCCAGCAAACGCATGCGAATGCAAATCGCGTGGGAAGCTACCGGGAGCACATGAACAACCTGATGATGAGCGGCAGCAGTCGGCAGCCGTATTCCTACAACAATCCCGCGATCTCCATGTCCTCGGTGAACAACCACAGCGGGGGTGGCGGGAATGCCCCACCTCCCCTCGTTCGCTCGGCGGCGGGCCAGAATGCCAACCACAT GTCAAATGTCGAGCAGTCACtggtgcaacaacaacagcaacagacacaacaacaaccgcaacaacaacgacaccAGAACAGCAcatttaacaacaacaacaaccagaaCAACAACCATGcaacacagcaacaacaacaacactctTCACCAAACAACCAGAACAATAATAGCCACCACCATCAGCAACAATTAGCCAAAAGTctcagcagcaacaggagcAACATGCAACACAGCAACATGAgcaacaggagcagcagcaatagcagcaacaacaactccaATTCAGCGGCTGCTGTggccgctgcagctgctggatATGTTCAAGCGCTTTTGGGAGGCGGTacaggaggaggcggaggcggaggagcagggggcgtggctacCGGCGCTGGCgctggcaacaacaacagcaatgcCTTCAACTACAACCTGCCCTCCACGCGAGCCGATTACACCAATCTCGCTCTGTGGAATCAACTGACACCCGCCCAACGTTTGCTCTTCAGTCAGCAACTCAAGGGAGTCACAACATCGCCGGTTTCTAATCCCAGCTCCTCCAGTCATCATCATCCCACCAGCGTCGTCGGCAAGCAGAACTTTCCAGCCCTGCCCTCGCTGCCCCTCGATACGGATTTGATCACCATGCTGGACTATAATAATCCCAATAAGGCGAATAAAAGTCAGAAGAGCGGAAATGTGACCTTTACCAAGCCCATAGTGCCGCCACTGATACCAGATGGTTCGGGAGCGGAAATAACGCTTACGAAGAGTCGGAGAAATGGAGGTTCCGATGGAGGAGCTGTTGCACCCACTAGTGGCACCACCATACCCCTAAATTCCACGCAGGCTCTCGAAGACTTTGAAAAGAAGTTCACCGTGATGACGGATGAAATGCGAGCGGTTATACAAAAGGTTCTGGCCAATCCGGATCTATCGACTTTCATACAAACGAATTCCGGcagcaataataatagtaataataatcaCCTGGTGCCTTCCTACATATCGCCACCCATGTCGCCATCGGTGGTGGGCATGAACATGGGCATGGCCATGGGAAATGTGGCGGCCACTCTGACATTGGCCTCCAATCCCAATGTGACGATAACACCGCAGTTGCCGGGACATTTTCTGCATTCACCATCGAGTTCGTGTTCCAGTTCGAGTGCCTCGAATACGGCGGCTTCGCCATTGGGCAGTGGCGGCGGAGGTGGAAGTGGATCAAATGGAGGGGGGGCCACTTCAGGGGGCGTATCATCTTCGTCGGGTCGGCAAAAGAGCGTGATTTGCTCGACCAAAAGCAATAACCTGCCCATGGCCATACTTTCGCTAGCTAGCAATAATAATTCACTGGGGGTTagctcaaattcaaatgcagGCGGACGAAGGACAAATagtagcaataataataacagtaGTTACGGTCGTCAGACACACAGCCAAAATAGTAGTACACAAAATAGTAGCACACATAGTAGCACCACAGCCACACCCACTGACGTAATCGATCTGTCCTCCTCCCGAAGGTCACTAGCTGCATCCGCAGCCTATTTGCAGCAGCACTCGTCGGCGgtggcgcagcagcagcaacaggcggCAGCGGCCCAGGTGGTGGCCCAGCATCAGCGTctggccgccgccgcagccCATCATGCCCAGCATGCCCAGCAGAATGGTCGTGGCGGTGGTGGCAGTTCCTCCGGTAACTCTGGCAACTCTGGCGGGAgtaacgcgaattcttcaggcagcaacgcgaattcttcaggcaGCAACAATGGAACGAGCGGAACGGGCGGTGGATCGACGGGAAATAACGGTAGTTCCAACTCGAACAGCGCCTCCATGCACCTGCAACGCCATGCGGCACTCGTGGCGGCGGCCACGGCGGCGGACAGTGCCCAGCGGTTGTGCGTCATACCCGAAATACCCACCAACAACATGAACCTCACGCCGTACAAGGTGCAGAAGGTGTGCGTCGACAAGCATCTGGTGCCCTGCATCAACATGAAGGCCTACAACGACTCCGAGCAGCTGATGACCCTCATCGAGTTCCAGAAGAACTTCTTCCCCTCGGTGCCGCTGGACCACTGCAAGCGGCTCATCGAGGCCCTCGGTGTGGAGCTCTACAAGGCGAATCG GCGACAGGTGCAAATCCTGATGGAGTACGACCGCAGCTACAACGAGAACATGCCGCTGGTGCAGGTGCGCGACATAATCAAGTACATGACGCAGCTGACCTTCATGACGCGCCAGCCGGAGCAGCCGCCGGCGAAGAGGACGCGCACGAGCTAGGAATTAAGCTGGGGAGCACAACATTTGCCACCAACAACAAGCACAACAGtaacagcagcagccacaatACCAACCACACAGACAGCAACAAATAGCAGCAATAACACCACAGCAACAGTTCACACAagatcaacagcagcagcggcaggcATTCCGCTGAGGAGACGAGCCCTCACACCGCCGGCAAATGGTGAAGTGCTGACCAGGCGGAGGGCGCTGGCACCACCGCCAGCTCCACCAGTTCCTGCCACGCCACCCGGAACCGCAGGATCTCCGGCCACACCTGCCAcacacaacagcaacacataCGAAATGTTGTACTCCCACAACCACACACAATCGCACCACTCGCACCACCCAACAGCTGCCGctcagcagcaccaccagcagcagcatgaGCAGCAGCGTCTGCTGAAGAAGCGGCAACATGCCGAGCAGACGGCCGCCAAGAATCCCCGCCAAAAGATGGCCGAAGTGGAGCATGCCTACCTATCGAATCTGTATGGCAAGGCGGCGGCCAGCATGCTGAGTCCACCGCTGGGCAATGTCCAGCCCGAATGGGAGCAGCAGAGGCAGCTAAGAAGGAATCAGGCGGCagcacaacaacagcagcagccgcagcagcaacagacggtggcgccgccgccgcagcagcgACATATAATGCATCGCAGGCATAGCGTTTGTGCCGCCGGATTGGCCAGCCTTTCGCCCGCCTCCTCGACGCACTCCTCCTCGACGGCTTCGCCGACGGCGGCCGCAGCTGCCCTGGCTGCCGCCTCCTATTACGGCAgtgcggcggcagcagcggcggcagcattTACGGCACCATATCaacaccatcatcatcatcatgcagcagcggcggcggctgctgcggcggcccatcatcatcatcatcatcatgcggcagcagcagcagcggcggcggcagcggcggcagctgcAGCGGCGGCCCATCATACCCATGGCCAGCCATCGCCCACCATTTATCCGCCCACTCCGCCGCCATCGGCGCCGTGGGTGCATCCCTGGTATGCCGGCGATGCGGCCTTCTGA